The Symphalangus syndactylus isolate Jambi chromosome 3, NHGRI_mSymSyn1-v2.1_pri, whole genome shotgun sequence genome has a segment encoding these proteins:
- the LOC129478481 gene encoding LOW QUALITY PROTEIN: UAP56-interacting factor (The sequence of the model RefSeq protein was modified relative to this genomic sequence to represent the inferred CDS: inserted 3 bases in 2 codons; deleted 3 bases in 3 codons; substituted 4 bases at 4 genomic stop codons): protein MNHFGTWLVGGMVTSLLPLKACNNENLSKIGMSLDDIIKLNXQGGKKQNFLTGAWQFRMSVXWRIQRNSGFGKTSLSXRGRVMPGKRQLYGVITGLASRKATGIHKEINPMNHPSLTDRNIERYFLVLKRKANLLGQYEVQKKTVAVLKGPNXLNRKNNIPANFTKTGNKLSHQKHMRRATXFRRDLKVQTQLNTQQLLDNVVRKRTHQWQTFTTNGGILTLSLDNPGAVQCPTTQKSGLIHTAVSSFLTKWKQSDITKVLEVEPYNXHINCAGKQTEMTLNEKFRILKEQRATLTNNKGGSCFVTVLVCSHTANKDILESR, encoded by the exons ATGAACCATTTTGGTACCTGGTTGGTGGGAGGCATGGTGACCTCGTTGCTGCCACTGAAAGCCTGCAACAATGAAAATCTCAGCAAAATTGGTATGTCTTTGGATGATATCATCAAACTAAATTGACAGGGAGGAAAGAAGCAGAATTTTCTAACTGGAGCCTGGCAATTCAGGATGAGCGTATGATGGAGAATTCAACGGAATTCTGGCTTTGGTAAGACTAGTCTGA ACAGAGGAAGAGTAATGCCTGGAAAGAGACAGCTTTATGGAGTTATCACTGGCCTTGCATCCAGGAAAGCAACTGGAATTCACAAAGAAATTAATCCTATGAATCATCCATCTCTAACTGACAGGAATATAGAACGATATTTTCTAGTGTTAAAAAGGAAGGCAAACCTTCTGGGACAA TATGAAGTGCAGAAAAAAACAGTTGCAGTTCTCAAGGGACCTAACTagctaaacaga aaaaataacattccaGCCAATTTTACCAAGACTGGAAATAAATTAAGCCATCAGAAACATATGCGTCGGGCAAC TTTCAGAAGAGACCTGAAGGTTCAGACCCAGTTGAACACA CAGCAATTGCTGGATAATGTAGTACGAAAGAGAACTCATCAATGGCAG ACTTTCACCACAAACGGAGGAATTTTGACTCTATCTTTGGACAATCCTGGAGCAGTGCAATGCCCAACAACACAGAAATCAGGATTAATTCATACTGCtgtatcttcatttttaacaaaatggaAGCAATCTGACATAACGAAAGTTCTTGAAGTGGAACCCTACAATTGACAC ATAAATTGTGCTGGAAAACAGACAGAGATGACTTTGAATGAGAAGTTTAGGATCCTGAAGGAACAAAGAGCCACTCTGACAAACAACAAAGGAGGAAGCTGCTTtgtaactgtattagtctgttcacacactgctaataaagacatacttgagagtaggtaa
- the BAAT gene encoding bile acid-CoA:amino acid N-acyltransferase, whose translation MIQLTATPVSALVDEPVHIRATGLTPFQMVSFQASLEDENGDMFYSQAHYRANEFGEVDLKHASSLGGDYMGVHPMGLFWSLKPEKLLTRLVKRDVNRPFQVQVKLYDLELIVNNKVASAPKASLTLERWYVAPGVTRIKVQEGRLRGALFLPPGESPFPGVIDLFGGLGGLLEFRASLLASHGFASLALAYHNYEDLPAKPEITDLEYFEEAANFLLRHPKVFGSGVGVVSVCQGVQIGLSMAIYLKQVTATVLINGTNFPFGIPQVYRGQIHQPLPHSAQLISTNALGLLELYRTFETTQAGASQYLFPIEEAQGQFLFIVGEGDKTINSKAHAEQAIGQLKTHGKNNWTLLSYPGAGHLIEPPYSPLCCASTTHDLRLHWGGEVIPHAAAQEHSWKEIQRFLRKHLIPNVTSQL comes from the exons ATGATCCAGTTGACAGCTACCCCTGTGAGTGCACTTGTTGATGAGCCAGTGCATATCCGAGCTACAGGCCTGACTCCCTTTCAGATGGTGAGTTTTCAGGCATCACTGGAAGATGAAAACGGAGACATGTTTTATTCTCAAGCCCACTATAGGGCCAATGAATTTGGTGAGGTGGACCTGAAGCATGCTTCTTCACTTGGAGGGGATTATATGGGAGTCCACCCCATGGGTCTCTTCTGGTCTCTGAAACCTGAAAAGCTATTAACAAGACTGGTGAAAAGAGATGTGAATAGGCCTTTCCAGGTCCAAGTAAAACTTTATGACTTAGAGTTAATAGTGAACAATAAAGTTGCCAGTGCTCCAAAGGCCAGCCTGACTTTGGAGAGGTGGTATGTGGCACCTGGTGTCACACGAATTAAGGTTCAAGAAGGCCGCCTTCGAGgagctctctttctccctccag gAGAGAGTCCCTTCCCAGGGGTAATTGATTTGTTTGGTGGTTTGGGTGGGCTGCTTGAATTTCGGGCCAGCCTCCTAGCCAGTCATGGCTTCGCCTCCTTGGCCTTGGCTTACCATAACTATGAAGACCTGCCCGCCAAACCAGAAATAACAGATTTGGAATATTTTGAGGAGGCTGCCAACTTTCTCCTGAGACATCCAAAG gtCTTTGGCTCAGGCGTTGGGGTAGTCTCTGTATGTCAAGGAGTACAGATTGGACTATCTATGGCTATTTACCTAAAGCAAGTCACTGCCACGGTACTTATTAATGGGACCAACTTTCCTTTTGGCATTCCACAGGTGTATCGTGGTCAGATCCATCAGCCCCTTCCCCATTCTGCACAATTAATATCCACCAATGCCTTGGGGTTACTAGAGCTCTATCGCACTTTTGAGACAACTCAAGCTGGGGCCAGTCAATATTTGTTTCCTATTGAGGAGGCCCAGGGGCAATTCCTCTTCATTGTAGGAGAAGGTGATAAGACTATCAACAGCAAAGCACATGCTGAACAAGCCATAGGACAGCTGAAGACACATGGGAAGAACAACTGGACCCTGCTATCTTACCCTGGGGCAGGCCACCTGATAGAACCTCCCTATTCTCCTCTGTGCTGTGCCTCAACGACCCACGATTTGAGGTTACACTGGGGAGGAGAGGTGATCCCACACGCAGCTGCACAGGAACATTCTTGGAAGGAGATCCAGAGATTTCTCAGGAAGCACCTCATTCCAAATGTGACCAGTCAACTCTAA